One Primulina huaijiensis isolate GDHJ02 chromosome 8, ASM1229523v2, whole genome shotgun sequence genomic region harbors:
- the LOC140983302 gene encoding uncharacterized protein isoform X1, which produces MAVSAAPAVPRTVVKTSFSSTWTISKLPHLTSLQFPTELRTFQLRSQSLKSKPSRRTLLFFYPQLKWWCLVFAEVASKQQTFSSFDELLEKSDKPVLVDFYATWCGPCQFMDPILEQVSTKMEGKILVVKIDTEKYSSLANEYSIKALPTFILFVNGKPVDRFEGAMTADKLIERIETSLKVKQSGRGLKLF; this is translated from the exons ATGGCCGTTTCTGCCGCGCCGGCAGTCCCCAGAACCGTTGTTAAAACATCGTTTTCTTCAACATGGACGATTTCAAAGCTTCCGCACTTGACCTCTCTTCAGTTCCCAACGGAGCTTCGCACCTTCCAACTCCGGAGCCAGTCCCTCAAATCTAAGCCAAGCCGCCGAACTCTG tTATTTTTTTATCCACAATTGAAATGGTGGTGTTTGGTTTTTGCGGAG GTTGCATCAAAGCAGCAAACATTTTCTTCTTTTGATGAGTTGTTGGAAAAATCTGATAAACCAGTACTGGTAGACTTTTATGCTACTTG GTGTGGTCCTTGCCAATTTATGGATCCTATTCTAGAACAAGTCAGCACTAAAATGGAGGGTAAGATCCTAGTGGTAAAAATTGACACAGAGAAATATTCCAGCCTTGCAAATGAGTACAGTATAAAGGCGTTACCAACTTTCATTCTGTTTGTGAATGGAAAACCAGTTGATCGCTTT gagGGTGCGATGACTGCCGACAAGCTCATTGAACGCATTGAAACTTCACTAAAAGTTAAGCAGAGCGGAAGAG GAttgaagttattttaa
- the LOC140983302 gene encoding uncharacterized protein isoform X4 codes for MAVSAAPAVPRTVVKTSFSSTWTISKLPHLTSLQFPTELRTFQLRSQSLKSKPSRRTLVASKQQTFSSFDELLEKSDKPVLVDFYATWCGPCQFMDPILEQVSTKMEGKILVVKIDTEKYSSLANEYSIKALPTFILFVNGKPVDRFEGAMTADKLIERIETSLKVKQSGRGLKLF; via the exons ATGGCCGTTTCTGCCGCGCCGGCAGTCCCCAGAACCGTTGTTAAAACATCGTTTTCTTCAACATGGACGATTTCAAAGCTTCCGCACTTGACCTCTCTTCAGTTCCCAACGGAGCTTCGCACCTTCCAACTCCGGAGCCAGTCCCTCAAATCTAAGCCAAGCCGCCGAACTCTG GTTGCATCAAAGCAGCAAACATTTTCTTCTTTTGATGAGTTGTTGGAAAAATCTGATAAACCAGTACTGGTAGACTTTTATGCTACTTG GTGTGGTCCTTGCCAATTTATGGATCCTATTCTAGAACAAGTCAGCACTAAAATGGAGGGTAAGATCCTAGTGGTAAAAATTGACACAGAGAAATATTCCAGCCTTGCAAATGAGTACAGTATAAAGGCGTTACCAACTTTCATTCTGTTTGTGAATGGAAAACCAGTTGATCGCTTT gagGGTGCGATGACTGCCGACAAGCTCATTGAACGCATTGAAACTTCACTAAAAGTTAAGCAGAGCGGAAGAG GAttgaagttattttaa
- the LOC140983302 gene encoding uncharacterized protein isoform X3: MAVSAAPAVPRTVVKTSFSSTWTISKLPHLTSLQFPTELRTFQLRSQSLKSKPSRRTLVNVASKQQTFSSFDELLEKSDKPVLVDFYATWCGPCQFMDPILEQVSTKMEGKILVVKIDTEKYSSLANEYSIKALPTFILFVNGKPVDRFEGAMTADKLIERIETSLKVKQSGRGLKLF, translated from the exons ATGGCCGTTTCTGCCGCGCCGGCAGTCCCCAGAACCGTTGTTAAAACATCGTTTTCTTCAACATGGACGATTTCAAAGCTTCCGCACTTGACCTCTCTTCAGTTCCCAACGGAGCTTCGCACCTTCCAACTCCGGAGCCAGTCCCTCAAATCTAAGCCAAGCCGCCGAACTCTGGTTAAT GTTGCATCAAAGCAGCAAACATTTTCTTCTTTTGATGAGTTGTTGGAAAAATCTGATAAACCAGTACTGGTAGACTTTTATGCTACTTG GTGTGGTCCTTGCCAATTTATGGATCCTATTCTAGAACAAGTCAGCACTAAAATGGAGGGTAAGATCCTAGTGGTAAAAATTGACACAGAGAAATATTCCAGCCTTGCAAATGAGTACAGTATAAAGGCGTTACCAACTTTCATTCTGTTTGTGAATGGAAAACCAGTTGATCGCTTT gagGGTGCGATGACTGCCGACAAGCTCATTGAACGCATTGAAACTTCACTAAAAGTTAAGCAGAGCGGAAGAG GAttgaagttattttaa
- the LOC140983302 gene encoding uncharacterized protein isoform X2: MVKYALELVSLLVKLKCMELELELQGHKETMNKNTAPCHKETTNKNTAPCVSPVPQQESLYYKVASKQQTFSSFDELLEKSDKPVLVDFYATWCGPCQFMDPILEQVSTKMEGKILVVKIDTEKYSSLANEYSIKALPTFILFVNGKPVDRFEGAMTADKLIERIETSLKVKQSGRGLKLF, from the exons ATGGTTAAATATGCTTTAGAATTAGTATCATTACTTGTGAAACTGAAATGTATGGAACTGGAACTCGAGCTACAAGGTCATAAAGAAACAATGAACAAAAACACTGCACCTTGTCATAAAGAAACAACGAACAAAAACACTGCACCTTGTGTTTCCCCTGTTCCACAACAAGAAAGCTTGTATTATAAG GTTGCATCAAAGCAGCAAACATTTTCTTCTTTTGATGAGTTGTTGGAAAAATCTGATAAACCAGTACTGGTAGACTTTTATGCTACTTG GTGTGGTCCTTGCCAATTTATGGATCCTATTCTAGAACAAGTCAGCACTAAAATGGAGGGTAAGATCCTAGTGGTAAAAATTGACACAGAGAAATATTCCAGCCTTGCAAATGAGTACAGTATAAAGGCGTTACCAACTTTCATTCTGTTTGTGAATGGAAAACCAGTTGATCGCTTT gagGGTGCGATGACTGCCGACAAGCTCATTGAACGCATTGAAACTTCACTAAAAGTTAAGCAGAGCGGAAGAG GAttgaagttattttaa